A single genomic interval of Pyrobaculum arsenaticum DSM 13514 harbors:
- a CDS encoding fumarylacetoacetate hydrolase family protein, with translation MKLLTFRKNVVKVGLWKDGKILDLPEAYKAVFGAYEAPDFLYSMRKLIAVGEPALEIIRKIEAEARGPFYAPHEVVWEPPVQDPEKVLAVAVNYRSHGKEMGHEPPPRPYFFPKLPNALVGHERPIIKHRVVQKLDWEVELVVVIGRAGKYIDPERALDYVFGYTVGNDVSIRDWQYPATQYGFNWIWGKSMDTAAPVGPWIVTKDEVPDPNKLGLRLWVNGQLEQEGNTSDLIFNVQLLIHWASQGITLKPGDMIFTGTPPGVGYPKGKFLKGGDIVEAEVETVGLLRNYVIEE, from the coding sequence GTGAAGTTGCTCACTTTTAGAAAAAACGTAGTGAAGGTGGGTCTTTGGAAGGATGGGAAAATACTTGATTTGCCGGAAGCATACAAGGCGGTTTTCGGCGCGTACGAAGCGCCGGACTTCCTTTACAGCATGAGGAAGCTCATAGCCGTGGGGGAGCCCGCCCTTGAAATTATAAGAAAAATAGAGGCCGAGGCGAGAGGGCCCTTCTACGCGCCGCATGAGGTGGTCTGGGAGCCTCCCGTGCAGGATCCCGAGAAGGTGCTCGCAGTGGCTGTCAACTACAGATCCCACGGCAAGGAGATGGGGCACGAGCCCCCGCCCCGCCCCTACTTCTTCCCCAAGTTGCCGAACGCCCTCGTTGGCCACGAGAGGCCGATAATAAAACACCGTGTAGTGCAGAAGTTGGACTGGGAGGTGGAGCTTGTGGTTGTCATTGGGAGAGCCGGCAAGTACATCGACCCCGAGAGGGCGCTTGACTACGTCTTTGGCTATACAGTAGGCAACGATGTGTCGATAAGGGATTGGCAGTACCCAGCTACTCAGTACGGATTCAACTGGATATGGGGCAAATCCATGGACACAGCGGCACCGGTGGGGCCTTGGATTGTTACTAAGGACGAGGTGCCAGACCCCAACAAGCTGGGGCTTAGGCTGTGGGTCAACGGCCAGCTGGAGCAAGAGGGCAATACCTCAGACCTAATATTCAACGTTCAGCTGTTGATACACTGGGCGTCCCAGGGCATAACCCTCAAGCCAGGCGACATGATATTCACCGGCACCCCGCCAGGAGTGGGATATCCCAAGGGCAAGTTCCTAAAAGGCGGCGACATCGTCGAGGCAGAAGTGGAGACTGTAGGTCTGCTTAGGAACTACGTAATAGAGGAATAA
- a CDS encoding acetate--CoA ligase, translated as MSSSQKFKAWEGLYNRWAEDPEGFWREFIEKTTHLIYWAKKPERIFQWQPPEPFKWFVGGYTNAGYSAVDYKTGLLGEKIAYIYLNPEAGAERKVTYGELASYVYKFSAALRAAGVKKGDTILVYMPNSIEAVAAILAAARVGAVSTTVFAGFSPKAVADRIELVEPKIVFTQDYSLRRGRKIPLKANIDEAFKISAWRPSLVVVKKTEEGGDVPMEKGRDIWLEEFLEMGKGHSAHPEFVESNEPLFVLPTSGTTAKPKPVVHVHGGYQVWIIYGALLVYGLSANDLIFNTSDIGWIVGQSYIVFAPLIMGATSILFDGAIDYPKPDLFWEIVEKYKPTLIWTSPTAARLLMRYGTNLAMKHDLSSVTRVVTAGEVLNPEVWRWLYEDVFRKRVPVIDHWWQTELAGPTIGYYYALVSGMPHGLEHMEIKPGSAGVPLPGVEVEVVDERGNPVPPGHKGTLVIKRPHPGMTPTLWRDHQRYLNDYWGRYEGKLVYYTGDAAHMDEDGYIWFAGRADEVIKIAGHRIGTIEVESALVSHPAVAEAAVVGVPDPLRGEAIAAFVVLRPGRQPTEDLKKDLIEHVRKTFGPIAVFAGVEFVNMLPKTRSGKIMRRVLKRLWTGEPLGDLSTIEDEASIEEVKEAVSKMKFIKTAEF; from the coding sequence ATGTCATCTTCTCAAAAATTCAAAGCATGGGAGGGGCTATACAATAGGTGGGCAGAAGACCCGGAGGGCTTTTGGCGCGAGTTTATAGAAAAGACCACGCACCTTATCTACTGGGCTAAAAAGCCCGAGAGAATTTTTCAGTGGCAACCCCCCGAGCCTTTCAAGTGGTTTGTTGGCGGCTACACAAATGCAGGTTACAGCGCGGTAGATTACAAGACGGGGCTTCTAGGCGAGAAGATTGCCTACATCTACCTAAACCCCGAGGCGGGGGCGGAGCGGAAGGTGACATACGGCGAATTGGCGTCGTATGTCTACAAATTCAGCGCCGCCCTGAGAGCTGCCGGGGTGAAGAAGGGGGACACTATCCTCGTCTACATGCCTAACTCAATTGAGGCTGTTGCGGCTATACTGGCTGCGGCGCGTGTAGGAGCCGTCTCCACCACCGTCTTTGCCGGATTTTCACCGAAGGCAGTGGCCGATAGGATAGAGCTGGTAGAGCCCAAGATCGTATTCACCCAAGACTACTCGCTACGCAGAGGAAGAAAAATCCCGCTTAAGGCAAATATCGACGAGGCGTTTAAGATATCAGCGTGGCGGCCATCCCTCGTGGTGGTAAAGAAGACGGAGGAGGGAGGAGATGTGCCGATGGAAAAGGGGCGGGATATCTGGCTTGAGGAGTTTCTCGAAATGGGGAAGGGCCACTCGGCGCATCCCGAGTTTGTAGAGTCCAACGAGCCCCTCTTCGTCTTGCCCACCTCAGGCACCACGGCAAAGCCCAAGCCCGTGGTACACGTACATGGAGGCTACCAGGTATGGATCATATACGGCGCTCTGCTTGTGTACGGCCTCTCTGCCAACGATCTTATTTTCAACACAAGCGACATCGGGTGGATCGTGGGACAGAGCTATATAGTTTTCGCGCCGCTGATTATGGGCGCCACCTCTATCCTATTCGACGGCGCTATAGACTACCCCAAGCCCGACCTATTCTGGGAGATCGTGGAGAAGTACAAGCCGACGCTGATTTGGACCTCCCCCACGGCGGCGAGGCTTTTGATGAGGTACGGCACGAACTTGGCCATGAAACACGACCTCTCATCAGTAACGCGGGTAGTCACGGCTGGTGAGGTTCTGAACCCAGAAGTGTGGCGCTGGCTGTACGAGGACGTGTTCAGGAAGAGGGTGCCCGTAATAGACCACTGGTGGCAGACCGAGCTGGCAGGCCCCACAATTGGGTACTACTACGCCCTTGTAAGCGGCATGCCCCACGGCCTTGAGCACATGGAGATTAAGCCGGGCTCCGCCGGCGTCCCGCTACCGGGCGTCGAGGTGGAAGTAGTAGACGAGAGGGGCAACCCGGTGCCGCCTGGCCACAAGGGGACGTTGGTGATCAAAAGGCCGCATCCCGGCATGACGCCGACATTGTGGAGGGACCACCAGCGGTATTTAAACGACTATTGGGGCAGATACGAGGGGAAGTTGGTTTACTACACGGGCGACGCGGCTCACATGGATGAAGACGGCTACATCTGGTTCGCCGGGAGGGCCGATGAAGTGATTAAAATCGCCGGTCACAGGATAGGCACTATAGAGGTGGAGTCGGCCCTCGTTTCCCACCCAGCCGTCGCAGAGGCGGCTGTGGTGGGCGTCCCAGACCCGCTGAGGGGGGAGGCAATTGCCGCCTTCGTGGTGCTGAGGCCAGGCCGGCAACCCACAGAGGACCTCAAGAAGGATCTAATTGAACATGTGAGGAAGACCTTCGGCCCAATTGCGGTGTTCGCCGGGGTAGAGTTCGTCAACATGCTCCCCAAAACCCGTTCGGGGAAGATAATGAGGAGGGTGCTCAAGAGGCTGTGGACCGGCGAGCCGCTAGGAGATCTCTCAACAATAGAAGACGAGGCATCGATAGAGGAGGTTAAGGAGGCTGTCTCTAAAATGAAGTTTATAAAAACTGCCGAATTTTAA
- a CDS encoding class I SAM-dependent methyltransferase → MTAASLVVAKYYDHAAQRYEDKYLRTEYYRTLYRKIGEVLDKYINAGMRVLDIGAGTGFWTAYMTKRGARVVALDISPMSVKRCRCEDKVVGDAALPSAGAGRFDAVTALGSVYNHMGDLDKALRRISHAVKKGGLLIADIDNALCLDMLYEYLLFQGLGKLKEALTKGRVAGVWESIDGEIPFYYYTYFSVKSALHGAGFKIVETRPIYIMPVLPTRILQRSFKTKFLEKLDLLKPLAPFATTVIYVAKKL, encoded by the coding sequence GTGACGGCGGCGTCGCTGGTCGTCGCGAAGTATTACGACCACGCCGCGCAGAGATACGAGGACAAATACCTCAGGACTGAGTACTACAGAACTCTGTATAGGAAAATCGGCGAGGTCCTCGACAAGTATATAAACGCCGGAATGCGCGTGCTGGACATTGGCGCGGGGACGGGGTTCTGGACTGCCTACATGACGAAGAGGGGGGCGAGGGTTGTGGCGCTGGATATTTCCCCCATGTCGGTAAAGCGGTGCAGGTGCGAGGACAAAGTGGTGGGTGACGCAGCTTTGCCCTCGGCCGGCGCGGGGAGATTCGACGCCGTGACTGCGCTGGGTAGCGTGTACAACCACATGGGCGATCTCGATAAGGCGTTGCGGCGCATATCCCACGCAGTTAAGAAGGGGGGCCTCCTGATAGCTGATATAGACAACGCCTTGTGTTTGGACATGCTTTACGAATACCTTCTCTTCCAGGGCTTGGGCAAGCTGAAAGAGGCGCTGACAAAGGGCCGCGTGGCCGGCGTCTGGGAATCAATAGACGGGGAGATACCCTTCTACTACTACACATACTTCAGCGTGAAGTCGGCGCTTCACGGCGCCGGGTTCAAAATAGTTGAGACTAGGCCAATATACATAATGCCTGTACTCCCCACTAGGATTCTCCAGAGGTCATTCAAAACGAAGTTTCTAGAAAAGCTTGATCTTCTAAAGCCCCTAGCCCCATTCGCCACCACGGTGATATACGTCGCTAAGAAGCTGTAA
- a CDS encoding PINc/VapC family ATPase produces the protein MDRYIADSSAVLDGTLKEVVVSGRVRGTLFLLSEMVEYFTSLARQGDGIGIVGVEELKDLYEVVDKLGLSDFVKIETVSLNRKVDPEELNIYARRFAKENGCIYITSDEVARDAARLQGVEVLYLGKTREVLTLERFFGPEVMSVHLKEGLPPLGKVGRPGNWRIVQLSSEPLSRKQLEIVVRELIAEASKLSPRTKIEIRRPHSLIIQHKEYRVVVVFPPVSERLEITATKPVVRKKIEDYGLPPKVLERLEKSAEGILVAGAPGAGKTTFAQALAEFYLSKGKIVKTIESPRDMVLPPAITQISKNLATSEEIHDLLLLSRPDYTIFDEMRDTADFQLYVDLRLAGVGMVGIVHATSPIDAIQRFIRRVELGMIPSIIDTVIFMKDGEVRKVYALSMVVKVPAGMREEDLARPVILVKDFITDEVEYEIYVFGEETFVVPVKRGEAVAMGPSRKVYSMVVSALKRYVPPHEIKLEERDGVIVVKVPEEYLGVVLSRGVTKLEKIRRKLSVDFRIEPR, from the coding sequence GTGGATCGATACATTGCCGACAGCTCTGCTGTGCTCGACGGGACGTTGAAGGAGGTCGTCGTCAGCGGAAGAGTCAGGGGAACCCTCTTCCTCCTCTCGGAAATGGTGGAGTATTTCACATCACTGGCCAGGCAGGGCGACGGTATCGGCATTGTGGGGGTGGAAGAGCTTAAAGACCTGTACGAGGTGGTGGATAAGCTCGGCCTCTCCGACTTCGTCAAGATAGAAACGGTGAGCCTCAACAGGAAGGTCGACCCCGAGGAGCTCAACATCTATGCCCGGCGCTTCGCCAAGGAGAACGGCTGTATCTACATCACCAGCGACGAGGTGGCGAGAGACGCGGCGAGGTTGCAAGGCGTAGAGGTACTCTACCTGGGGAAGACGAGGGAGGTCCTCACGTTGGAGAGGTTTTTCGGGCCGGAGGTGATGTCCGTCCACTTGAAGGAGGGCCTCCCGCCGCTAGGGAAGGTTGGGCGTCCCGGCAACTGGCGGATAGTCCAGCTGTCCAGCGAACCGCTGAGCCGTAAGCAGTTGGAGATAGTTGTAAGGGAGCTGATAGCTGAAGCCTCGAAGCTTAGTCCACGCACCAAGATCGAGATTAGGAGGCCCCACTCCCTTATCATACAACACAAGGAATACCGCGTGGTTGTTGTGTTCCCGCCTGTGTCGGAGAGGCTTGAGATCACCGCAACGAAGCCTGTGGTGAGAAAGAAGATAGAGGACTATGGGTTGCCCCCCAAGGTCCTCGAGCGGCTTGAGAAAAGCGCCGAGGGCATACTGGTTGCCGGCGCCCCAGGTGCTGGGAAGACCACCTTTGCCCAGGCCCTGGCCGAGTTCTACCTAAGCAAGGGCAAAATCGTCAAGACTATTGAATCGCCCCGGGACATGGTGTTGCCGCCTGCCATTACGCAGATATCGAAGAACTTAGCCACATCTGAGGAGATCCACGACCTCCTCCTCTTGTCTCGCCCAGACTACACAATCTTCGACGAGATGAGGGACACGGCTGACTTCCAGCTGTACGTGGACTTGAGGCTGGCGGGGGTCGGCATGGTGGGCATCGTCCACGCCACCTCGCCCATTGACGCGATACAGCGGTTTATAAGGAGGGTGGAGCTGGGCATGATACCCTCCATAATCGACACGGTCATCTTCATGAAGGACGGGGAGGTGAGGAAGGTCTACGCCCTGTCCATGGTCGTGAAGGTGCCGGCGGGGATGCGGGAGGAGGACTTGGCGAGGCCGGTGATATTGGTGAAGGACTTCATCACAGACGAGGTGGAGTACGAGATATACGTCTTCGGCGAGGAGACCTTCGTGGTCCCAGTCAAGAGGGGAGAGGCAGTCGCCATGGGTCCCAGCAGAAAGGTCTACTCCATGGTGGTGTCTGCCCTTAAGCGGTACGTGCCGCCTCACGAGATCAAACTAGAGGAGCGCGACGGCGTTATAGTAGTCAAGGTGCCTGAGGAGTACCTTGGCGTAGTCCTCTCGCGGGGCGTCACCAAGCTGGAGAAAATCAGGCGGAAGCTCTCAGTGGATTTCAGAATAGAGCCTAGGTGA
- a CDS encoding bifunctional 2-dehydro-3-deoxy-phosphogluconate/2-dehydro-3-deoxy-6-phosphogalactonate aldolase, which produces MDIIAPIITPFRSGKVDVETFINHAKNIMKKGVDALFVAGTTGLGPALSLEEREALLEVASSVTRRVIMQVGFLNVYDVLALVKYAEKFDIEAVASVPPYYFPGLSQRQVAKYFRELCAATSLPVYLYNYPAAVGRNVDAEMAKAIGCLKGVKDTNPDLAHTLAYKRLMPEIKAYKGSDSLVMASFAVGLDGVIVASANYIPDVLVKIRDAVLKGDVEKAKRLQFLINEILEVATPLGYNSSVYELVRIFQGYDPGEPRPPIYPLESEEREKLAKAVSRIKETLNKL; this is translated from the coding sequence ATGGACATAATCGCACCGATAATAACTCCTTTTAGATCGGGGAAAGTAGATGTAGAGACTTTCATAAACCACGCAAAAAATATAATGAAGAAGGGCGTGGATGCGCTTTTCGTCGCTGGGACTACGGGTCTTGGGCCTGCGCTGAGCCTTGAGGAGAGAGAGGCGTTGCTAGAGGTAGCCTCGTCGGTTACCAGGAGGGTGATTATGCAAGTCGGGTTCTTGAACGTGTATGACGTTTTGGCCTTGGTGAAGTACGCAGAAAAATTCGACATAGAGGCCGTGGCGTCTGTCCCGCCGTACTACTTCCCCGGACTTTCCCAGAGACAGGTGGCGAAGTATTTTAGAGAGCTTTGCGCCGCCACAAGCCTACCAGTATACCTCTACAACTACCCCGCCGCAGTAGGCAGAAATGTAGATGCGGAAATGGCAAAGGCGATAGGTTGTCTCAAGGGGGTGAAAGACACAAACCCAGACTTAGCACATACTCTCGCCTACAAGCGGCTAATGCCTGAGATTAAAGCCTACAAAGGCTCTGATTCGTTAGTAATGGCATCCTTCGCAGTTGGTTTAGACGGCGTAATTGTAGCGTCTGCCAACTACATCCCAGACGTTTTAGTAAAAATTAGAGACGCCGTCTTGAAAGGAGATGTGGAAAAAGCCAAACGCTTACAATTCCTCATAAACGAAATCCTAGAGGTGGCGACGCCTTTGGGGTACAACTCTTCGGTGTACGAGCTAGTGAGGATCTTCCAGGGGTACGACCCCGGCGAGCCTAGACCCCCAATCTATCCGCTGGAGAGCGAAGAAAGAGAGAAACTAGCTAAAGCGGTGTCAAGAATAAAAGAGACACTGAATAAGCTATAG